The Pseudomonas baetica genome includes a region encoding these proteins:
- a CDS encoding L-cystine transporter produces the protein MNLPLILNLLVFLALLFGLAQTRHTSWSLAKKVLLALVLGVAFGVALHTVYGAGNPVLKASIGWFDLVGNGYVQLLQMIVIPLVFASILSAVARLHNASSLGKISFLTIGTLLFTTAIAALIGIGLTNLFGLTAEGLVAGTQEMARLQTIQSDYAGKVADLNVPQLLLSFIPQNPFADLARAKPTSIISVVIFAAFLGVAALQLLKDDVEKGQKVINAIDTLQAWVMRLVRLVMKLTPYGVLALMTKVVAGSNLQDIIKLGSFVVVSYLGLGLMFVVHGLLVSAAGINPLRFFRKIWPVLTFAFTSRSSAASIPLSIEAQTRRLGIPQSVASFAASFGATIGQNGCAGLYPAMLAVMVAPTVGINPLDPLWIATLVAIVTLSSAGVAGVGGGATFAALIVLPAMGLPVSLVALLISVEPLIDMGRTALNVSGAITAGAITSQVMQQTDKELLDADEHAELAQT, from the coding sequence ATGAATCTACCGCTGATTCTCAACCTGCTGGTGTTCCTCGCCCTGCTCTTCGGTCTGGCGCAAACCCGCCACACCTCGTGGAGCCTGGCGAAAAAAGTCCTGCTCGCGCTGGTGTTGGGCGTAGCGTTCGGCGTGGCCCTGCACACCGTTTACGGTGCCGGCAACCCGGTGCTGAAAGCCTCGATCGGCTGGTTCGATCTGGTCGGCAACGGTTACGTGCAGTTGCTGCAAATGATCGTCATCCCGCTGGTGTTCGCTTCGATCCTCAGCGCCGTGGCGCGTCTGCACAACGCGTCGTCGCTGGGCAAGATCAGCTTCCTGACCATCGGCACGCTGCTGTTCACCACCGCGATTGCGGCGCTGATCGGTATAGGCCTGACCAATCTGTTCGGCCTCACCGCAGAAGGTCTGGTCGCCGGCACCCAGGAAATGGCCCGCCTGCAAACCATTCAGAGTGACTACGCCGGCAAGGTTGCCGACCTGAATGTGCCGCAGCTACTGCTGTCGTTCATCCCGCAAAACCCGTTCGCCGACCTGGCCCGGGCCAAACCGACCTCGATCATCAGCGTGGTGATCTTCGCCGCATTCCTGGGGGTTGCCGCGCTGCAACTGCTCAAGGATGACGTCGAGAAAGGTCAAAAAGTGATCAACGCCATCGACACCCTGCAAGCCTGGGTGATGCGCCTGGTGCGCCTGGTGATGAAGCTGACCCCGTACGGCGTGCTGGCGCTGATGACCAAAGTGGTCGCCGGCTCCAACCTGCAAGACATCATCAAGCTCGGCAGTTTCGTGGTGGTGTCGTACCTCGGTCTGGGCCTGATGTTTGTTGTACACGGCTTGCTGGTGTCGGCGGCCGGGATCAACCCGCTGCGTTTCTTCCGCAAGATCTGGCCGGTGCTGACGTTCGCGTTCACCAGCCGTTCCAGCGCCGCGAGCATTCCGCTGAGCATTGAAGCGCAGACTCGTCGTCTGGGCATTCCACAATCGGTGGCGAGTTTCGCCGCTTCGTTCGGTGCGACCATCGGCCAGAACGGTTGCGCAGGTCTGTACCCGGCGATGCTGGCGGTGATGGTTGCGCCGACCGTGGGCATCAACCCGCTCGATCCGCTGTGGATCGCGACGTTGGTGGCGATTGTGACGCTGAGTTCGGCCGGTGTGGCGGGCGTGGGTGGCGGTGCGACGTTTGCCGCGCTGATCGTGCTGCCGGCGATGGGCTTGCCGGTGTCGTTGGTGGCGTTGCTGATTTCGGTTGAGCCGCTGATCGACATGGGTCGTACGGCGTTGAACGTGAGTGGCGCGATCACCGCCGGTGCGATTACCAGTCAGGTGATGCAGCAGACGGATAAAGAACTGCTGGATGCCGATGAGCATGCGGAGTTGGCGCAGACTTAA
- a CDS encoding SagB family peptide dehydrogenase, with product MHINPYLFILPRTPAQIIWNYKDHIQHELDLDFSLRLSQLIHDPDLFDSRNTIDIQLMNAGILTVSKVDTMEWGWDELSKIYHIGTRNIPCEQVPQDSHEWSRQYLEHCNQVLAITPPKADRALDIATRRIALPAPSAPNDDSLNRALHQRKTCRTFTGAAIALDDVSTLLHLSFGYLHTRETTQDNIAAGLGARRSSPSGGGLNACECFLLAQNIEGLEPGIYAYHPAEHALSLVNPWPQCPLGQVLAGQHFINNLPLGLFITARFDRLWWKYEHSRAYRMAFIEAGHLSQSFQLVATALGLNTWLTGAFDDDQVQSLLKIEGAEQPLFFVGCGESDGQAMCQEMHDLLNEVQP from the coding sequence ATGCACATCAATCCCTATTTATTCATATTGCCGCGCACGCCTGCACAAATTATCTGGAACTACAAAGATCATATCCAGCACGAACTTGATCTGGATTTTTCATTACGCCTCAGCCAACTCATCCACGACCCCGATCTATTCGACAGTCGCAACACTATAGACATACAACTAATGAATGCGGGAATACTTACCGTTTCAAAAGTAGACACTATGGAATGGGGCTGGGACGAACTCTCAAAGATTTATCACATCGGCACACGAAACATTCCCTGCGAGCAGGTTCCGCAAGATAGTCACGAGTGGTCCAGACAATACCTGGAGCACTGCAATCAGGTTCTGGCCATCACCCCGCCCAAGGCCGACCGCGCGCTCGACATCGCCACCCGACGCATTGCCTTGCCCGCCCCTAGCGCCCCGAATGACGACAGCCTGAACCGAGCCCTGCATCAACGGAAAACCTGCCGCACCTTCACCGGAGCCGCGATCGCGCTCGACGACGTCAGCACGTTGCTGCACCTGTCTTTCGGCTACCTGCATACACGCGAGACCACTCAAGACAATATTGCCGCAGGTCTCGGCGCGCGCCGCAGCAGCCCTTCCGGGGGCGGCCTGAACGCCTGCGAATGCTTTCTGCTGGCGCAAAACATCGAAGGTCTGGAACCTGGCATCTATGCCTACCATCCCGCCGAACATGCCTTGAGCCTGGTGAATCCCTGGCCGCAGTGTCCATTGGGACAAGTGCTGGCAGGACAGCATTTCATCAACAACTTGCCGTTGGGATTATTCATCACCGCCCGGTTCGACAGGCTCTGGTGGAAATACGAACATTCGCGCGCCTACCGGATGGCCTTTATCGAAGCGGGCCACCTTTCGCAATCGTTCCAGCTGGTGGCTACGGCACTGGGCCTCAATACCTGGCTGACCGGGGCATTCGACGACGATCAGGTGCAATCACTGCTCAAGATAGAAGGCGCGGAACAACCGTTGTTTTTCGTCGGCTGCGGCGAAAGTGACGGGCAGGCGATGTGCCAGGAAATGCACGACCTGCTGAACGAGGTACAGCCATGA
- the ilvD gene encoding dihydroxy-acid dehydratase, whose translation MPDYRSKTSTHGRNMAGARALWRATGMKDDDFKKPIIAIANSFTQFVPGHVHLKDLGQLVAREIERAGGVAKEFNTIAVDDGIAMGHDGMLYSLPSREIIADSVEYMVNAHCADAIVCISNCDKITPGMLMAALRLNIPVIFVSGGPMEAGKTKLASHGLDLVDAMVIAADSSASDEKVAEYERSACPTCGSCSGMFTANSMNCLTEALGLALPGNGSTLATHSDREQLFLQAGRTIVELCKRYYGENDESVLPRNIANFKAFENAMMLDIAMGGSTNTILHLLAAAQEAEIDFDLRDIDRLSRSVPQLCKVAPNIQKYHMEDVHRAGGIFSILGSLARGGLLHTDLPTVHSRSMEEAIAKWDITQTTDEAVHHFFKAGPAGIPTQTAFSQSTRWETLDDDRENGCIRSFEHAYSQEGGLAVLYGNIALDGCVVKTAGVDESIHVFEGNAKIFESQDSAVRGILADEVKAGDIVIIRYEGPKGGPGMQEMLYPTSYLKSKGLGKDCALLTDGRFSGGTSGLSIGHASPEAAAGGAIGLVQDGDKVLIDIPNRSINLLVSDEELAARRAEQDKKGWKPVEVRPRKVTTALKAYALLATSADKGAVRNKAMLDGL comes from the coding sequence ATGCCAGATTACCGTTCGAAAACATCCACCCACGGCCGCAACATGGCCGGCGCCCGCGCACTGTGGCGCGCCACCGGGATGAAAGATGACGATTTCAAGAAGCCGATCATCGCCATTGCCAACTCCTTCACCCAGTTCGTTCCGGGCCACGTGCACCTGAAAGACCTCGGTCAACTGGTTGCCCGTGAAATCGAACGCGCCGGTGGCGTGGCCAAGGAATTCAACACCATCGCCGTGGATGATGGCATCGCCATGGGTCACGACGGCATGCTCTATTCGCTGCCGAGCCGCGAGATCATCGCCGACTCCGTCGAATACATGGTCAACGCCCACTGCGCCGACGCCATCGTGTGCATCTCCAACTGCGACAAGATCACCCCGGGCATGCTGATGGCTGCCTTGCGCCTGAACATTCCGGTGATCTTCGTTTCCGGCGGTCCGATGGAAGCCGGCAAGACCAAACTCGCGTCCCACGGCCTCGACCTCGTCGACGCCATGGTGATCGCCGCCGACTCCAGCGCTTCTGACGAGAAAGTCGCTGAATACGAGCGCAGCGCCTGCCCGACCTGCGGTTCGTGCTCCGGCATGTTCACCGCCAACTCGATGAACTGCCTGACCGAAGCCCTCGGCCTCGCACTGCCGGGCAACGGTTCGACGCTCGCCACCCACAGCGACCGTGAACAGCTGTTCCTGCAGGCCGGCCGCACCATCGTCGAGCTGTGCAAGCGCTACTACGGCGAGAACGACGAATCGGTTCTGCCGCGCAACATCGCCAACTTCAAGGCGTTCGAGAACGCGATGATGCTCGACATCGCCATGGGCGGTTCGACCAACACCATCCTGCACTTGCTGGCTGCCGCCCAGGAAGCCGAGATCGATTTCGACCTGCGCGACATCGACCGCCTCTCGCGCAGCGTTCCACAGCTGTGCAAGGTTGCGCCGAACATCCAGAAGTACCACATGGAAGACGTGCACCGCGCTGGCGGCATCTTCAGCATCCTCGGTTCGCTGGCCCGTGGCGGCCTGCTGCACACCGACCTGCCGACCGTGCATAGCCGCAGCATGGAAGAAGCCATCGCCAAGTGGGACATCACCCAGACCACCGATGAAGCGGTGCACCACTTCTTCAAGGCAGGCCCTGCCGGTATTCCGACCCAGACCGCGTTCAGCCAGTCGACTCGCTGGGAAACCCTGGATGACGACCGTGAAAACGGCTGCATCCGCAGCTTCGAGCACGCCTATTCGCAAGAAGGCGGCCTGGCCGTGCTGTACGGCAACATCGCCCTCGATGGCTGTGTGGTGAAAACCGCCGGTGTCGATGAGTCGATCCACGTCTTCGAAGGCAACGCGAAGATCTTCGAAAGCCAGGATAGCGCCGTACGCGGCATCCTCGCCGATGAAGTGAAGGCCGGCGACATCGTGATCATCCGCTACGAAGGCCCGAAAGGCGGCCCGGGCATGCAGGAAATGCTTTACCCGACCTCGTACCTGAAATCCAAAGGCCTAGGCAAGGATTGCGCCCTGCTCACGGATGGTCGCTTCTCCGGCGGCACCTCGGGCCTGTCGATCGGCCACGCTTCGCCAGAGGCTGCGGCCGGCGGCGCAATCGGTCTGGTGCAGGACGGCGACAAAGTGCTGATCGACATTCCGAACCGCTCGATCAACCTGTTGGTCAGCGACGAAGAACTGGCTGCACGCCGCGCCGAGCAGGACAAAAAAGGCTGGAAACCGGTTGAAGTGCGTCCACGCAAAGTGACCACCGCACTGAAGGCCTACGCCCTGCTGGCGACCAGTGCCGACAAGGGTGCTGTGCGTAACAAGGCGATGCTCGACGGGCTGTAA
- a CDS encoding IS4 family transposase: MAKLALEQAIAPEWIDQVFEEHRQRQYSRELLFSTIIKLMSLVSLGLKPSLHAAARQLEDLPVSLAALYDKISRTEPALLRALVTGCAQRLTPTIKELGCTKTLPGWQLRVVDGNHLASTEKRLGALRHERGAARPGFSVVVYDPDLDQVIDLQACEDAYASERVCVLPLLANAEPGQVWLADRLYCTLPVMEACEQVQTSFVIRQQAKHPRLIQEGEWQEPVPVETGTVREQIIQVRGGYQCRRVELTLHSPTDSGDSSLMFWSNLPQSVSAQQIAQLYRRRWSIEGMFQRLEAILESEIETLGSPKAALLGFATAVLAYNVLAVLKRSVEQAHRDTQPDGWEASIYHLAVQVRSGYEGMQIALPSEYLPVIPLEKLAQRLLELASNIQPKQVAKSPRGPKVPKPKTWVQGTAVHAHVSTDRVIKAAKTKRP, translated from the coding sequence ATGGCCAAATTGGCGCTGGAGCAGGCCATTGCGCCTGAGTGGATTGATCAGGTCTTCGAAGAGCATCGGCAACGGCAGTATTCTCGTGAGCTACTGTTCTCGACCATCATCAAGCTGATGTCCCTTGTTTCATTGGGCTTGAAGCCATCCCTGCACGCCGCCGCGCGGCAACTGGAAGATCTTCCTGTCAGTTTGGCTGCCCTCTACGACAAGATCAGTCGTACTGAACCTGCGCTGTTACGCGCTCTGGTCACAGGTTGTGCGCAACGTCTGACTCCGACCATCAAGGAGCTGGGCTGCACCAAAACGTTGCCGGGCTGGCAGCTTCGAGTGGTGGACGGCAATCATTTGGCTTCCACTGAGAAACGTCTGGGCGCTCTACGCCATGAGCGAGGCGCCGCTCGTCCTGGCTTTTCGGTGGTTGTTTACGACCCCGATCTCGATCAGGTCATCGACCTTCAGGCGTGTGAGGATGCCTACGCAAGCGAGCGTGTTTGCGTGCTGCCTCTACTGGCCAATGCCGAGCCAGGCCAAGTGTGGCTGGCTGATCGACTCTATTGCACGCTCCCGGTCATGGAGGCTTGTGAGCAGGTCCAGACATCCTTTGTCATTCGTCAGCAAGCCAAACATCCACGCCTGATTCAAGAGGGTGAGTGGCAAGAACCCGTGCCTGTGGAAACAGGCACTGTGCGTGAGCAGATCATCCAGGTCAGAGGCGGTTACCAATGTCGGCGTGTCGAACTGACGCTTCATTCGCCAACAGACTCGGGTGACAGCAGCTTGATGTTCTGGAGCAATCTACCCCAAAGCGTCAGCGCACAGCAGATCGCGCAACTCTATCGCCGTCGCTGGAGCATTGAAGGCATGTTCCAGCGACTGGAAGCGATCCTGGAAAGTGAAATCGAAACTCTTGGCAGCCCAAAGGCTGCCTTACTCGGGTTCGCCACTGCGGTGTTGGCCTACAACGTCCTGGCCGTCCTCAAACGAAGCGTCGAGCAAGCTCACCGGGATACCCAGCCTGACGGCTGGGAAGCCTCGATCTATCACTTGGCGGTTCAGGTCAGGAGTGGTTATGAGGGAATGCAGATTGCGCTGCCTTCGGAATATCTTCCCGTCATTCCTCTGGAAAAACTGGCCCAGCGCTTACTAGAGCTGGCCAGCAACATCCAACCCAAACAAGTTGCGAAAAGCCCCCGTGGCCCCAAAGTGCCTAAGCCCAAGACATGGGTCCAAGGCACGGCGGTGCATGCGCATGTTTCAACGGACAGAGTAATCAAGGCTGCCAAAACTAAAAGACCTTGA
- a CDS encoding diiron oxygenase — MSTLTGEQDQVPVSWALRFTLGDWNSHASVRVSQDDYQLPEDVQQQLETRYWFPPAFLPYLSHPAIEAEGRAVLHRLTANHLVHFLDYTTLLEHRIVNRAVETIIHGELPAFVPPRMKNAALQLYTDEGYHALFSHRLAEQIAALYGIAERPVMPLRITRFNALIARTSASNRPLAWFLLGFVSETIIARELLDVCRESLVSSVNDMLRDHLTDEARHSRYFAEVFHYLWLTLNSRQRTFSAKTLLEIITLFFEVDERWLQKSLHGAGIGETAVREILDSLTHRQASCQRAKNGATATLDALRKAGFFALPNNQKLFAKAGLIDG; from the coding sequence ATGAGCACGCTCACCGGCGAGCAGGATCAAGTCCCTGTGTCCTGGGCCCTGCGATTTACCCTTGGCGACTGGAACAGCCATGCCTCGGTGCGCGTCAGTCAGGATGACTACCAATTGCCCGAGGATGTGCAGCAACAACTGGAAACCCGCTACTGGTTTCCCCCGGCTTTTCTGCCCTACCTGTCGCACCCTGCCATCGAGGCAGAAGGCAGGGCCGTCCTGCATCGTCTGACAGCCAATCATCTGGTGCACTTTCTCGACTACACCACGCTGCTCGAACATCGCATCGTCAACCGCGCCGTCGAAACCATCATTCATGGCGAATTACCCGCTTTCGTCCCTCCCCGGATGAAAAACGCCGCCCTGCAGCTGTACACGGACGAGGGTTATCACGCGCTGTTTTCCCATCGTCTGGCAGAACAGATCGCCGCACTTTACGGCATCGCCGAACGCCCGGTAATGCCGCTACGAATTACCCGATTCAACGCCTTGATTGCCCGCACCAGTGCCAGCAACCGCCCGCTTGCATGGTTTCTGCTGGGTTTCGTTTCGGAAACCATCATTGCCCGGGAACTGCTGGATGTCTGCCGCGAAAGCCTGGTCAGCAGCGTCAACGACATGTTGCGTGATCATCTGACCGACGAGGCCCGCCATAGCCGCTATTTTGCAGAGGTCTTCCACTATCTGTGGCTGACGCTGAACAGCCGCCAACGAACATTCAGCGCAAAAACACTGCTGGAGATCATCACCCTCTTCTTTGAAGTTGATGAGCGCTGGCTGCAAAAGAGCCTGCATGGCGCCGGTATTGGCGAAACGGCGGTCAGGGAGATTCTCGACAGCTTGACCCATCGGCAAGCCAGCTGTCAGCGAGCGAAAAACGGTGCAACAGCAACGCTGGATGCGCTGAGAAAAGCCGGATTCTTTGCCTTGCCCAATAATCAGAAACTTTTTGCCAAGGCAGGATTGATCGATGGCTAA
- a CDS encoding MFS transporter: protein MANGQPVVTARERRGAVSLLLAMVLLGVFPLDVLLPSFPALAGHFRSTPTDIALSISLFAVGVAFAQLLIGPLSDLIGRKGLLLAGMSVSMLGAVGCVLSNDYTLFLLFRILQALGCGCFVLSQALVQDLFEGEERDRLRILMVTATGIFISVSPLAGTFLQASLGWRGSFWVFTALAAVVMFKAWLFLENTRPLTKGNATGFLKGYRRVFADFDFVGYWLISAFAFACHFSFIVTSPLIFMDQLQMTAYDFSLILLIYGAAYIVGGIVAAVLSRRMTPDHQIIAGLSLILLSGLMLLYLSSNFALSAATVLMPMLICTAGTTIARPAATSRAMDLFPEIAGTSASAGSTIIFICGGLISALISLSPANLQSTLGYSFVLISGVALAVNRQISRRASLLLANATAQPESE from the coding sequence ATGGCTAACGGACAACCTGTGGTAACCGCCCGAGAACGACGCGGGGCTGTGAGTCTGCTGCTGGCGATGGTTCTTCTGGGCGTATTCCCACTGGATGTTCTGCTGCCCTCGTTTCCGGCGCTGGCCGGGCACTTTCGCAGCACCCCGACGGACATCGCCCTGTCCATCAGCCTGTTCGCCGTAGGCGTGGCATTTGCTCAATTATTGATCGGACCGCTTTCCGATCTGATCGGGCGCAAAGGCTTGTTGCTCGCCGGCATGAGTGTCTCGATGCTCGGTGCCGTCGGCTGTGTGCTGAGCAACGATTACACGTTGTTTCTACTGTTCCGGATTCTGCAGGCATTGGGTTGTGGCTGCTTCGTGCTGTCCCAGGCGCTGGTTCAGGATCTGTTCGAGGGTGAAGAGCGTGATCGCTTGCGCATTCTGATGGTCACGGCCACCGGGATTTTCATCTCCGTATCGCCGTTGGCCGGCACCTTTTTGCAGGCCAGCCTTGGCTGGCGTGGCAGCTTCTGGGTATTCACCGCACTGGCCGCCGTCGTAATGTTCAAAGCCTGGCTGTTTCTGGAAAACACACGACCACTGACCAAGGGCAACGCGACCGGTTTCCTCAAGGGCTACCGACGAGTGTTCGCAGACTTTGACTTCGTCGGCTATTGGCTGATTTCAGCCTTCGCGTTTGCCTGTCACTTCTCGTTCATCGTGACTTCACCACTGATCTTCATGGACCAACTGCAAATGACGGCCTATGACTTCTCGCTGATTCTGCTGATTTACGGCGCAGCCTATATTGTCGGCGGAATCGTTGCGGCGGTGTTGAGCCGCAGGATGACCCCGGACCATCAAATCATTGCTGGCCTGAGCCTGATCCTGCTGTCAGGGCTGATGCTGCTTTACCTGTCATCGAACTTCGCACTGTCGGCGGCGACAGTGCTGATGCCGATGCTGATCTGCACCGCTGGCACAACCATCGCCCGCCCGGCAGCGACCTCCCGCGCCATGGACCTGTTCCCGGAGATTGCGGGTACTTCGGCATCGGCTGGCAGCACGATCATTTTCATCTGCGGTGGTTTGATCAGTGCCTTGATCAGTCTGAGCCCGGCCAATCTGCAATCTACGCTCGGGTACAGCTTTGTGCTGATCAGCGGCGTGGCGCTGGCGGTCAACCGCCAAATCAGCCGTCGTGCCAGTCTCCTTCTGGCCAATGCCACTGCACAGCCGGAAAGCGAATAA
- a CDS encoding type 1 glutamine amidotransferase domain-containing protein: MATSLNGKRVAFLVTDGFEQVELTGPRQALEQAGAQVDILSAEEGTVKGWNHDKPADDFKVDQTFQAASSEQYDAIVLPGGVQNSDTIRIDQDAQHLVKTGTSAGKPIAVICHGGWLLISAGLVNGKKMTSYKTLKDDLVNAGANWVDQEVVRDGHLISSRQPDDIPAFSRELIDALSA; the protein is encoded by the coding sequence ATGGCCACGTCCCTCAATGGCAAGCGCGTCGCTTTTTTGGTAACCGATGGTTTCGAACAGGTCGAATTGACCGGGCCCAGGCAGGCCCTGGAACAGGCCGGTGCCCAAGTCGACATCCTTTCGGCCGAAGAAGGCACGGTCAAAGGCTGGAACCACGACAAACCGGCGGATGATTTCAAGGTCGACCAGACTTTCCAGGCCGCCAGCAGCGAACAATATGACGCCATCGTGCTACCAGGCGGCGTACAGAACTCCGACACCATTCGCATCGATCAGGATGCCCAGCATCTGGTCAAGACCGGTACTTCCGCCGGCAAACCGATTGCAGTGATCTGCCATGGCGGGTGGCTGCTGATCTCGGCTGGGCTGGTCAATGGCAAAAAAATGACCAGTTACAAAACCCTCAAGGATGATCTGGTCAATGCCGGTGCCAACTGGGTCGACCAGGAAGTGGTCAGGGACGGTCACTTGATCAGTAGCCGTCAGCCGGATGATATTCCGGCGTTCAGTCGTGAGTTGATCGACGCTCTGTCGGCATAG
- a CDS encoding class I SAM-dependent rRNA methyltransferase, with protein MSLPSLRLKANADRRLRAGHLWVYSNEIDVAATPLHGFNAGDQAILEAAGGKPLGIVAMSPNNLICARLLSRDTKVVLDKSLLVHRLNVALSLRERLFDKPFYRLVYGDSDLLPGLVVDRFGDILVVQIASATMEAHKDDVIAALTQVLKPSGILFKNDSAARDAEGLNRYVETVFGLVPEWVALEENGVKFEAPVIQGQKTGWFYDHRMNRARLAPYAKGKRVLDLYSYIGGWGVQAAAFGASEVFCVDASAFALDGVERNAALNGFADKMTCIEGDVFEALKELKASEERFDVIVADPPAFIKRKKDMKNGEGAYRRLNEQAMRLLNKDGILVSASCSMHLPEDDLQNILLTSARHLDRNIQLLERGGQGPDHPVHPAIAETRYIKSITCRLLPNS; from the coding sequence ATGTCCCTGCCTAGCTTGCGCCTCAAAGCCAACGCCGACCGTCGCCTGCGCGCCGGTCACCTGTGGGTCTACAGCAACGAAATCGACGTGGCCGCCACGCCACTGCACGGCTTCAATGCCGGCGATCAGGCGATTCTCGAAGCAGCCGGTGGCAAGCCGCTGGGCATCGTGGCGATGAGCCCGAACAACCTGATCTGCGCCCGCCTGTTGTCGCGCGACACCAAGGTCGTGCTGGACAAATCGCTGCTGGTGCATCGCCTGAACGTCGCCCTGTCCCTGCGCGAGCGCCTGTTCGACAAGCCGTTCTATCGTCTGGTCTACGGCGATTCCGACCTGCTGCCAGGTCTGGTGGTCGATCGTTTCGGCGACATCCTCGTGGTACAGATCGCCTCGGCAACCATGGAAGCGCATAAAGACGACGTGATCGCCGCGCTGACCCAAGTGCTCAAACCAAGCGGCATTCTGTTCAAGAACGACTCCGCCGCCCGTGACGCCGAAGGCCTTAACCGCTACGTCGAAACCGTATTCGGCCTGGTGCCGGAGTGGGTGGCGCTGGAAGAGAACGGCGTGAAGTTCGAAGCACCGGTCATTCAGGGTCAGAAAACCGGCTGGTTCTACGATCACCGTATGAACCGCGCACGCCTGGCACCTTACGCCAAAGGCAAACGCGTACTCGACCTCTATAGCTACATTGGTGGCTGGGGCGTGCAGGCTGCCGCATTCGGCGCCAGCGAAGTGTTCTGCGTCGATGCCTCGGCCTTCGCCCTCGACGGTGTGGAACGCAACGCTGCACTGAACGGCTTCGCCGACAAGATGACCTGCATCGAAGGCGATGTTTTCGAAGCCCTGAAAGAGCTGAAGGCCAGCGAAGAACGCTTCGACGTGATCGTGGCCGACCCGCCAGCGTTCATCAAGCGCAAGAAAGACATGAAAAACGGTGAAGGCGCCTACCGTCGCCTGAACGAGCAAGCCATGCGCCTGCTCAACAAGGACGGCATCCTGGTCAGCGCTTCGTGTTCGATGCACCTGCCGGAAGATGATCTGCAGAACATCCTGCTGACCAGCGCCCGTCACCTGGATCGCAACATCCAGCTGCTGGAGCGTGGCGGCCAGGGCCCGGATCACCCGGTACACCCGGCAATCGCCGAAACCCGCTATATCAAGAGCATCACCTGCCGCCTGCTGCCCAACAGCTGA
- a CDS encoding phosphorylcholine phosphatase has protein sequence MALTVGLGLAGQAFATDLKHWPADQAKALDAMIAANANKGNYAVFDMDNTSYRYDLEESLLPFMENKGLITRDKLDPSLKLMPFKDTADHKESLFSYYYRLCEVDDMVCYPWVAQVFSGFTLKELKGYVDELMASGKPVPATYYEGDVVKKLDVNPPKIFTGQQELYNKLMENGIEVYVMTAASEELVRMVAADPKYGYNVKPQNVIGVSLLLKNRETNELTTARKQITAGKYDEKANLGLELTPYLWTPATWMAGKHAAILTYIDEWKKPVLVGGDTPTSDGYMLFHDVDVAKGGIHLWINRKDKYMTQLNGMMAKHAAAQAKEGLPVTADKNWVIVKPEEIQ, from the coding sequence ATGGCACTGACGGTAGGTTTGGGCCTGGCCGGTCAGGCTTTCGCCACTGACCTCAAACACTGGCCGGCCGATCAGGCCAAGGCACTGGACGCGATGATCGCCGCCAACGCCAACAAGGGTAACTACGCGGTGTTCGACATGGACAACACCAGTTACCGCTACGACCTTGAAGAATCCTTGCTGCCGTTCATGGAAAACAAGGGCCTGATCACCCGCGACAAGCTCGATCCCTCGCTGAAACTGATGCCGTTCAAGGACACCGCTGACCACAAGGAAAGCCTGTTCAGTTACTACTATCGCCTCTGCGAAGTCGACGACATGGTCTGCTACCCGTGGGTGGCGCAGGTGTTCTCCGGGTTCACCCTCAAGGAACTCAAAGGCTACGTCGATGAGCTGATGGCCTCGGGCAAGCCGGTGCCGGCAACCTATTACGAAGGCGATGTGGTCAAGAAGCTCGACGTCAATCCGCCGAAGATCTTCACCGGCCAGCAAGAGCTCTACAACAAGCTGATGGAGAACGGCATCGAGGTCTACGTGATGACCGCGGCCTCTGAAGAACTGGTGCGCATGGTCGCGGCCGATCCGAAGTACGGCTACAACGTCAAACCGCAAAATGTCATCGGCGTGAGTCTGCTACTCAAGAATCGCGAGACCAATGAGCTGACCACCGCACGCAAGCAGATCACCGCTGGCAAATATGACGAGAAGGCCAACCTTGGCCTCGAACTGACGCCATACCTGTGGACCCCGGCGACCTGGATGGCCGGTAAGCATGCGGCGATTCTGACCTACATCGACGAATGGAAAAAACCGGTACTGGTCGGTGGCGATACCCCAACCAGTGACGGCTATATGCTGTTCCACGATGTGGATGTGGCCAAGGGCGGCATTCATTTGTGGATCAACCGCAAGGACAAATACATGACCCAACTCAACGGCATGATGGCCAAGCACGCGGCAGCGCAGGCCAAGGAAGGGTTGCCGGTGACGGCGGACAAGAACTGGGTGATCGTCAAGCCTGAGGAAATCCAGTAA